From the genome of Haloterrigena sp. KLK7, one region includes:
- a CDS encoding S8 family serine peptidase has translation MKRIGPRDDDESGIACDRRTFLAGGSLALGGLLGSNGLRALSDRGPWSETDEFVVGLSSTVSDVAAAAHTAVPDAVDVRHSNETIGYATVSLPSVSERARDGFLEAIAASDVVAYVEPNASLHASVVPNDREYGQQSAPQQVGCEAAWETTVGSEDVSIAVVDQGVQYDHPDLEGAAGETSANFLGSGADPYPASADEHHGTHVAGIAAGATDNGVGTAGISNCSLLAARALGANGEGSLSDVADGIQWAADAGADVINVSFGASNDYRTLAAACEYALEQGALLIAAAGNAGADSVDYPAAYEDVLAVSALEGESLADFSNTGSEIDLAAPGTDILSAVPWDGYDRISGTSMAAPVVAGVAGLALSTYPDLSPADLRDHLRETATDLGLEATAQGAGRVDAAAAVETMPSAGRAAEAGVTGETSADDVASETATGDATGGTDDTPSRATVADVSGE, from the coding sequence ATGAAACGGATTGGTCCCCGTGACGACGACGAGAGCGGTATCGCCTGCGATCGACGAACGTTCCTGGCCGGCGGCTCGCTCGCACTGGGCGGGCTGCTGGGCTCGAATGGCCTCCGCGCGCTGTCGGATCGCGGCCCGTGGTCGGAGACCGACGAGTTCGTCGTCGGCCTCTCGTCGACGGTGTCGGACGTCGCAGCGGCGGCGCACACCGCGGTTCCCGACGCCGTCGACGTTCGCCACTCGAACGAGACGATCGGGTACGCGACCGTGTCGCTCCCGTCAGTGTCGGAGCGGGCCCGGGACGGGTTCCTCGAGGCGATCGCGGCGTCGGACGTCGTCGCGTACGTCGAACCGAACGCGTCCCTCCACGCCTCGGTCGTTCCGAACGATCGCGAGTACGGCCAACAGAGTGCGCCCCAGCAGGTCGGCTGCGAGGCCGCCTGGGAGACGACCGTCGGGAGCGAGGACGTGTCCATCGCCGTCGTCGATCAGGGCGTCCAGTACGATCACCCCGACCTCGAGGGCGCGGCGGGCGAGACGAGCGCGAACTTCCTCGGGAGCGGCGCCGACCCCTATCCGGCCAGCGCCGACGAGCACCACGGCACCCACGTCGCCGGCATCGCCGCCGGCGCGACGGACAACGGGGTCGGCACGGCGGGAATCAGTAACTGTTCGCTGCTGGCCGCCCGCGCCCTCGGCGCGAACGGCGAGGGGTCGCTCTCGGACGTCGCCGACGGGATCCAGTGGGCCGCCGACGCCGGCGCCGACGTCATCAACGTCTCGTTCGGCGCCTCGAACGACTACCGGACGCTGGCGGCGGCCTGCGAGTACGCCCTCGAGCAGGGAGCGCTCCTGATCGCCGCCGCCGGCAACGCGGGCGCCGATAGCGTCGACTACCCCGCCGCGTACGAGGACGTCCTCGCCGTCTCGGCCCTCGAGGGCGAGTCGCTGGCCGACTTCTCCAACACGGGGTCGGAGATCGACCTCGCCGCGCCGGGAACGGATATCCTCTCGGCGGTCCCGTGGGACGGCTACGACCGGATCTCGGGGACGTCGATGGCGGCCCCCGTCGTCGCCGGCGTCGCCGGCCTCGCGCTCTCGACCTATCCCGATCTCTCGCCGGCGGATCTGCGCGATCACCTCCGGGAGACGGCCACCGATCTCGGCCTCGAGGCGACCGCACAGGGTGCCGGCCGCGTCGACGCCGCGGCGGCCGTCGAGACGATGCCGTCCGCCGGCCGTGCGGCCGAGGCGGGCGTGACCGGTGAGACCAGCGCAGACGACGTGGCCAGTGAGACCGCCACTGGCGACGCGACCGGTGGGACCGACGATACCCCGTCTCGCGCGACCGTCGCTGACGTGTCCGGTGAGTGA
- a CDS encoding NYN domain-containing protein translates to MFDRVRARLARRAGLPPETEPTVGLLVDGPNVFRDEFDVDLNDLRDAARDLGRVGVIRLYLDEHATPGLIQAAEARGFEVIVTSGDVDVKLAVDATALCSDGTVDRLAIASRDTDFKPVLEYAGTVGVETVAIAPGTYGRSDALRNAADEAITLGD, encoded by the coding sequence ATGTTCGACCGCGTTCGCGCCCGTCTCGCCCGCCGCGCAGGCCTGCCACCGGAGACCGAGCCGACGGTGGGGCTGCTGGTCGACGGGCCGAACGTCTTCCGCGACGAGTTCGACGTCGACCTGAACGATCTCCGGGACGCCGCTCGAGACCTCGGTCGCGTCGGCGTCATCCGCCTCTACCTCGACGAACACGCGACGCCGGGGCTCATTCAGGCCGCCGAGGCCCGCGGCTTCGAAGTGATCGTCACCAGCGGCGACGTCGACGTCAAGCTCGCCGTCGACGCGACCGCCCTCTGTAGCGACGGCACGGTCGACCGGCTGGCGATCGCCTCCCGCGATACCGACTTCAAGCCCGTCCTCGAGTACGCGGGCACCGTCGGCGTCGAGACGGTCGCCATCGCGCCGGGCACGTACGGGCGCTCGGACGCCCTGCGGAACGCGGCCGACGAGGCGATCACGCTCGGCGACTGA
- a CDS encoding MEDS domain-containing protein, with the protein MCSSGHDQQTAVDVQSGDQNAPLGLESGLDALRSSPEFRGPVESLGDHDPNEHLAVIYEDQEEQFAAVVPFMRQGLERGERCMYVVNERTRDEMAAAMERGGIDVDAALESGALTFHTVQDTYLRTGTFDPDDMLDCYAEAIAEATADYEGLRISAETTWILDEGTSLEQFMEYESRVNDLFYGEDCIALCQYDRTVIPAEILCDIVRTHPHLVYDGAVCHNFYYTPPSEFFGPDRPDREVDRMLGTLHERTTAKVERDETIEALEESNDQLQRFAYIASHDLQEPLRMVSSYLQLLERNYRDDLDADAREYVDFAVGGADRMREMIDGLLAFSRIDTGETALEPVDCEAVVETVVTDHQVQIEESGATVEVGSLPTVRGDRTQLEQLFSNLIGNAIKYRGDEPPHIEIDATERGSEWRLSVADDGIGIDPEYHDQIFDVFNRLHAIGEFPGTGIGLALCRKIATDHGGEIDVDSERGEGATFAVTLPATEPGA; encoded by the coding sequence ATGTGTTCCTCCGGCCACGACCAACAGACCGCAGTCGACGTCCAGAGCGGTGATCAGAACGCACCGCTCGGACTGGAGAGCGGACTCGACGCCCTGCGCTCGAGCCCGGAGTTTCGCGGTCCGGTCGAGTCCCTCGGCGATCACGACCCCAACGAGCACCTCGCGGTGATCTACGAGGACCAGGAGGAACAATTCGCGGCCGTCGTCCCGTTCATGCGCCAGGGACTCGAGCGCGGCGAGCGCTGTATGTACGTCGTCAACGAACGCACGAGGGACGAGATGGCCGCGGCGATGGAACGGGGCGGGATCGACGTCGACGCGGCCCTCGAGTCGGGTGCGCTCACGTTCCACACGGTGCAGGACACCTATCTCAGGACGGGAACGTTCGATCCCGACGACATGCTCGACTGCTACGCCGAGGCCATCGCGGAGGCGACGGCCGACTACGAGGGCCTGCGCATCAGCGCCGAGACGACCTGGATCTTAGACGAGGGGACGAGCCTCGAGCAGTTCATGGAGTACGAGAGCCGGGTCAACGACCTCTTCTACGGCGAGGACTGCATCGCGCTCTGTCAGTACGATCGAACCGTCATTCCGGCGGAGATCCTCTGTGACATCGTTCGGACCCATCCCCACCTCGTCTACGACGGCGCGGTCTGCCACAACTTCTACTACACCCCGCCGTCGGAGTTCTTCGGCCCCGACCGTCCGGACCGCGAGGTCGATCGGATGCTGGGCACCCTCCACGAGCGAACGACGGCGAAAGTCGAGCGCGACGAGACGATCGAGGCCCTCGAGGAGTCGAACGACCAGCTCCAGCGGTTCGCCTACATCGCCTCCCACGACCTGCAAGAACCGCTGCGGATGGTCTCGAGCTATCTCCAACTCCTCGAGCGCAACTACCGTGACGACCTCGACGCGGACGCGCGGGAGTACGTCGACTTCGCGGTCGGCGGCGCCGATCGCATGCGCGAGATGATCGACGGCCTGCTCGCGTTCTCCCGGATCGACACCGGCGAGACGGCCCTCGAGCCGGTCGACTGCGAGGCCGTCGTCGAGACCGTCGTCACCGACCACCAGGTACAGATCGAGGAGAGCGGGGCGACGGTCGAGGTGGGCTCGCTCCCGACGGTCAGGGGCGATCGGACCCAGCTCGAGCAGCTCTTTTCGAACCTGATCGGAAACGCGATCAAGTATCGCGGCGACGAGCCGCCGCACATCGAGATCGACGCGACCGAGCGCGGGTCCGAGTGGCGACTCTCCGTGGCCGACGACGGCATCGGGATCGATCCCGAGTATCACGACCAGATCTTCGACGTCTTCAACCGGCTCCACGCGATCGGGGAGTTTCCCGGCACCGGAATCGGTCTCGCGCTCTGTCGGAAGATCGCCACCGACCACGGCGGGGAGATCGACGTCGACTCCGAACGCGGCGAGGGAGCGACGTTCGCGGTGACGCTCCCGGCCACGGAGCCGGGCGCGTAG
- a CDS encoding TatD family hydrolase, translating into MIDDETPVLDNHLHLDPDNHRGIDAVRDFARLGGTHLLVVNKPSWHLGVEAETGEDFRAVFERTIEIVDEASSELDGRAWPVLGVHPGLITRLVDDRGFAPEEARDLMRAGIDVAAEYVESGEALALKSGRPHYDVDDDVWAASNAVMRRAFQRGADLDCAVQLHAEASEDMTEVADWAEEAGLPARKVVKHYASGRLEGPIPSVMSEKDRLETAAERGEPFLMETDYIDDPDRPGAVLGPKTVPRRVRWLLENGHDEAVRIAHVETPERVYGIDTEATLERT; encoded by the coding sequence ATGATCGACGACGAGACGCCGGTCCTCGATAACCACCTCCACCTCGATCCGGACAACCACCGCGGTATCGACGCCGTCCGCGACTTCGCTCGCCTCGGCGGCACCCACCTCCTCGTCGTGAACAAACCCTCCTGGCACCTCGGCGTCGAGGCCGAGACCGGCGAGGACTTCCGCGCGGTGTTCGAGCGCACCATCGAGATCGTCGACGAGGCCTCGAGCGAACTCGACGGACGGGCCTGGCCCGTGCTGGGCGTCCATCCCGGGCTGATCACGCGGCTGGTCGACGACCGCGGCTTCGCGCCCGAGGAGGCCCGCGACCTGATGCGGGCCGGAATCGACGTCGCCGCGGAGTACGTCGAGTCCGGCGAGGCGCTAGCGCTGAAATCCGGCCGGCCCCACTACGACGTCGACGACGACGTGTGGGCGGCCTCGAACGCGGTCATGCGCCGGGCCTTCCAGCGCGGCGCCGACCTCGACTGCGCCGTGCAGCTGCACGCCGAGGCCAGCGAGGACATGACCGAGGTGGCCGACTGGGCCGAGGAGGCGGGGCTGCCCGCCCGTAAGGTAGTCAAACACTACGCGAGCGGTCGCCTCGAGGGACCGATCCCGAGCGTGATGAGCGAGAAGGATCGCCTCGAGACCGCCGCCGAGCGCGGCGAGCCGTTCCTGATGGAGACCGACTACATCGACGACCCGGACCGTCCCGGCGCCGTCCTCGGGCCGAAGACGGTGCCCCGGCGGGTCCGCTGGCTGCTCGAGAACGGCCACGACGAGGCGGTCCGCATCGCCCACGTTGAGACCCCGGAACGCGTCTACGGAATCGACACGGAAGCGACCCTCGAGCGGACCTAA
- a CDS encoding DUF2150 family protein: MSNPPTEFYSEERWQNWIGRIKDEDIDPEDEDSARLLLNLQDDTAIAIAKIVAAYDDGELDQEEALEEINDVREIVLGEVDIEDEEKLILVDGVQTSLVCVFFAAEEYIAGGPAEDGSVGDYLGAAADAEAEEDLDAALGYAAQAGTLIIDGEELDMSVAEDLEYGLVTEWINGLDSLQSAMSDPEVVEEDDE; encoded by the coding sequence ATGAGCAATCCCCCGACCGAGTTCTACTCGGAGGAACGCTGGCAGAACTGGATCGGCCGCATCAAGGACGAAGACATCGATCCGGAGGACGAAGACTCGGCCCGACTCCTGCTGAATCTGCAGGACGACACGGCGATCGCGATCGCCAAGATCGTCGCCGCCTACGACGACGGGGAACTCGATCAGGAGGAAGCGCTCGAGGAGATCAACGACGTCCGCGAGATCGTCCTCGGCGAGGTCGACATCGAGGACGAGGAGAAACTGATCCTCGTCGACGGCGTCCAGACGAGCCTCGTCTGCGTCTTCTTCGCCGCCGAGGAGTACATCGCGGGCGGCCCCGCGGAGGACGGCAGCGTCGGCGACTACCTCGGCGCCGCGGCCGACGCCGAGGCCGAGGAGGACTTAGACGCCGCGCTGGGCTACGCCGCGCAGGCGGGCACGCTCATCATCGACGGCGAGGAACTCGACATGTCCGTCGCCGAGGACCTCGAGTACGGCCTCGTCACGGAGTGGATCAACGGCCTCGACAGCCTCCAGAGCGCGATGAGCGATCCCGAGGTCGTCGAGGAAGACGACGAGTAA
- a CDS encoding phosphoadenosine phosphosulfate reductase family protein yields the protein MSENFPDYVDVDYEDGDGEDPEDYPHIQDKIEKAIEVTREGLEEYENPAVMWTGGKDSTLTLYFIKEVADRFDLEVPPAVFIDHYQHFDEIHDFVDHWADEWDLEVIYARNEDVGEYVDEHDLEPGDDIEIDELSEHNQHHVENILEYEEDTFPFLLDTYVGNHLLKTVALNDALEEHDIDGVISGVRWDEQEARADETFFSPRHDPDIYPPHDRIQPILQFDEAAVWDAFWNFVVPDTVENFPEEGHVPQSDDDLPEGVEQEDIPISPKYFAGFRSLGSEVSTEKSDEDPAWLQDLEGTTERAGRAQDKEDLMERLRDLGYM from the coding sequence ATGAGCGAGAACTTCCCCGACTACGTCGACGTCGACTACGAGGACGGCGACGGCGAGGACCCCGAGGACTATCCCCACATTCAGGACAAGATCGAGAAGGCCATCGAGGTCACCCGCGAGGGCTTAGAGGAGTACGAGAACCCGGCCGTGATGTGGACCGGCGGCAAGGACTCCACGCTCACGCTGTACTTCATCAAGGAGGTCGCCGACCGCTTCGACCTCGAGGTACCGCCGGCGGTCTTCATCGACCACTACCAGCACTTCGACGAGATCCACGACTTCGTCGACCACTGGGCCGACGAGTGGGACCTCGAAGTCATCTACGCGCGCAACGAGGACGTCGGCGAGTACGTCGACGAGCACGACCTCGAGCCGGGCGACGACATCGAGATCGACGAGCTCTCCGAGCACAACCAGCACCACGTCGAGAACATCCTCGAGTACGAGGAGGACACGTTCCCGTTCCTGCTCGACACCTACGTCGGCAACCACCTGCTGAAGACGGTCGCGCTCAACGACGCGCTCGAGGAGCACGACATCGACGGCGTCATCTCCGGCGTCCGCTGGGACGAGCAGGAGGCCCGCGCCGACGAGACGTTCTTCTCGCCGCGCCACGACCCGGACATCTACCCGCCCCACGACCGCATCCAGCCCATCCTGCAGTTCGACGAGGCCGCCGTCTGGGACGCCTTCTGGAACTTCGTCGTGCCGGACACCGTCGAGAACTTCCCCGAGGAGGGCCACGTGCCCCAGTCCGACGACGACCTCCCCGAGGGCGTCGAACAGGAGGACATCCCGATCTCGCCGAAGTACTTCGCCGGCTTCCGCTCGCTGGGCAGCGAGGTCAGCACGGAGAAGAGCGACGAGGATCCCGCCTGGCTGCAGGACCTCGAGGGAACGACCGAGCGCGCGGGCCGCGCCCAGGACAAGGAGGACCTGATGGAGCGCCTGCGCGACCTCGGCTACATGTAA
- a CDS encoding AGE family epimerase/isomerase: MTIYRTRAGLRHQFRDVLNFYYPDCLDTTVGGYVCQLDERDGHVYDAWTKHLVATARAVHNFSLGVLADGPHWCEHAAEHGLRFLSTVHWDADREGYDWLLEGREPTDRTRYCYGHAFVLLAGARALQAGISGAESELERAFEVLEERFWEPEHGLYADRASPDWDLSSYRGQNANMHACEALLAAYEATGADRYLERAYTVADRFTREVTAATDGLLWEHYTESWEPDLAYNEDEPRHQFRPPGYQPGHHAEWAKLLALLSEYRDEDWLLERARELFDAAVDLGWDDEHGGLYYTVEADGEPIVPDKYGWVHTEAIGASGLLSRLDEGSEEPGTEYLEWYDRLWNDANEHLINPRYGNWYERLARDHEREGPNRGPAVEPGYHPLTNCWLLLRALEADGSTTLGPRTGEN; the protein is encoded by the coding sequence GTGACTATCTACCGAACGCGAGCGGGACTTCGCCACCAGTTCAGGGACGTCCTCAACTTCTACTACCCGGACTGTCTCGATACGACTGTCGGCGGCTACGTTTGCCAACTCGACGAGCGCGACGGGCACGTCTACGACGCCTGGACGAAACACCTCGTCGCGACGGCGCGGGCCGTCCACAACTTCAGTCTGGGCGTTCTCGCGGACGGCCCCCACTGGTGTGAACACGCCGCCGAACACGGCCTCCGGTTCCTCTCGACCGTCCACTGGGACGCCGACCGCGAGGGGTACGACTGGCTCCTCGAGGGACGGGAGCCGACCGATCGAACGCGGTACTGCTACGGCCACGCCTTCGTCCTCCTCGCCGGCGCTCGAGCGCTACAGGCCGGGATTTCGGGCGCGGAGTCGGAACTCGAGCGGGCGTTCGAGGTCCTCGAGGAGCGGTTCTGGGAGCCCGAGCACGGACTCTACGCCGATCGAGCCTCGCCCGACTGGGACCTCTCGTCGTACCGGGGCCAGAACGCGAACATGCACGCCTGCGAGGCGCTGCTCGCGGCCTACGAGGCCACCGGCGCGGATCGATACCTCGAGCGGGCGTACACGGTCGCCGATCGGTTCACCCGCGAGGTCACCGCGGCGACGGACGGCCTGCTGTGGGAGCACTACACCGAGTCGTGGGAGCCGGACCTGGCGTACAACGAGGACGAGCCGCGCCACCAGTTCCGACCGCCGGGCTACCAGCCCGGCCACCACGCCGAGTGGGCGAAGCTACTAGCGCTGCTGTCCGAGTACCGCGACGAGGACTGGTTGCTCGAGCGGGCGCGCGAACTGTTCGACGCCGCGGTCGACCTCGGCTGGGACGACGAGCACGGCGGGCTCTACTACACGGTCGAGGCCGACGGCGAACCGATCGTTCCCGACAAGTACGGCTGGGTCCATACGGAGGCGATCGGCGCGAGCGGGCTGTTGAGCCGGCTCGACGAGGGCAGCGAGGAGCCCGGGACGGAGTACCTCGAGTGGTACGACCGGCTCTGGAACGACGCGAACGAGCACCTGATCAACCCGCGCTACGGCAACTGGTACGAGCGGCTCGCGCGCGATCACGAGCGCGAGGGGCCGAACCGCGGCCCCGCGGTCGAGCCCGGCTACCACCCGCTGACGAACTGCTGGCTCCTGTTGCGAGCGCTCGAGGCGGACGGATCGACGACGCTCGGTCCTCGAACGGGCGAGAACTGA